From Pseudoalteromonas piratica:
TTTTTAGGGTCAACTACAGGTCCAAGCTTTACGGAGAAATCATGTTCACCACTGCAAGTGACATGGAATGTTCGACCACAATGTGCCAAGTTAAACATCAATACGATTGGTAAATGGTGTGAAGCAAACGTATTTGAAGAAGATTATGCACATGGTGTTCGCCAATTAGTTACTAATCCAAAGTTGTTATCCCCGATTAACTAATTTGAACCCTTAAGCTGACACAGCTTGTTACATTTGTTTTCTAAAGGGCAGCCTCACTGCCCTTTTTTCTGCTTGACTTAGCAGCTAAATCAAACCAATCTATGGATTCTTAAAGTAAAAATTATTTTGTACCAATGAACTCAATTAACTCGCTACAAGTATGGAATACATGGCAGGCCAAGATGGTCAATGCCCTACTTCGTCGTACTTAACGCGGTTAAATTGTATTAACCGCAGATAAAAGCGGTTAATCATTCTCTTCACTTCTTTTATCTGCCAAATCTAGGAACGCTATTATGCCTGTAAAGGTATCGTATTTTTTTGTTGTATTGATTTGGTCTACAACACCGCTTGGCATTGTGTGGAGCAGCGATTCTATTCCACCCACTATGTCAGTATTCTTACGCATGTTTATCGCGCTGGTGCTCGGTGCATTTGTGATGGCGATAGCCAATATCCGCCTGCCTTGGCATGGCAGAGCAATAAAATTATACAGCTATTCTGCTCTTGGTATTTATGGCGGTATGATGCTGAGCTATTTCGCTGCGCAATCGGTGCCATCAGGTGTTATTTCTCTAGTTTTTGGCCTTGCCCCTATTTTATCTGGGTTACTGGCACAACGTATTTTAAAAGAAGCCAAATTCAGCAAAATTAAAATTGTAGCGCTGGTAATGTCAGTGTTGGGGTTAGCCTTAGTGTGTAAAGATCAATTGGTTGGTAAGTCAGTTTTTAATGTTGGACTGTTGTGCGTATTTGCCGCGGTGTGTTGTTTTAGTTTAAGCGGCGTGATGGTAAAAACAGTTCGACTTGCAATTCATCCAATGGCCACTACTTTTGGCGCCTTGATACTTGTAACACCGCTGTTTTTTATTACTTGGCTCGCAGTCGATGGTACATTTGACCCCAGCTCTTGGAGCCAGCGTGCGATTGGCTCGGTCATTTACCTTGGTGTTTTTGGATCTCTGCTGGGTTTTTTAGCGTATTTTCATGTGCTACAAAAATTAGAAGCCAGTACGGTTGCCCTCATCACTTTAATTACGCCTGGCTTTGCGATTGCACTCGGTACTTTGTTAAATAACGAGTCATTATCATTTTCACTGGTGATTGGGGCCATTATTATTTTGATAAGTCTTGGCTTATTTCAGTTTGGCGATAAACTGATTAAAACCAAAAAAGAAAGTGCTTTAGGCTATGAGTAATACTTTATATATCACTGGTGCCGGTGTAAGTAGCGCCAGTGGTATTCCAACGTTTCGTGGTGAAGACGGGTTTTGGACCATTGGTAGTAATAATTACACACCACAAGAAATGGCAACACGTGCCATGTATCAACACAATCCGGCTGAGTTTTTGGCTTGGTATTACAAACGTTTTGTGACCTATCGTAACCATGGCCCCAATGGCGCACACTTTTGGCTTGCCGACAAAAATCTAATCACCCAAAATATTGATGGCCTTGATGGCAAAGCGGGTAATCAAAATTACATTTCAATTCATGGCCGTATTGATGAAGTGACTTTATTTCATGAACAAGGCCCTGTTGTAGAGCGATTTAAAGCGCCTTGGCATGAAGTAGACGAACAAAATCTCAAAGCTTCGCTACTCGATATTTTTAAAATTTCAAAACACGGACCAGAGCTCAATATGTCACTAAAACCTTATGTGCTCTTGTTTGATGAATTTTATACCGAGCTTTACCAAATCAGTGAGGCACAAGAGCGCATGTTTGAGGCTGATAAAATGGTGTTTATGGGCACATCATTTAGTGTCAACATTACCCAAATGGCGCTTGAAATTGCACGTCAAAATCAAATTCCTATTGAAATTGTTGACCCAAATCCAGCCCATGTAATGCACAGTCAAGCTACCTATCATCAAATGACCGCGCTTGAATACATTGAAAAAATAGCTTAGCGGTTTTGCTCAACTGCCTTTTTCACCGTTGTAAACGGTACAGAATCGAATACTGCATACCCTGCCATTTTCGACGCTTTTACTTTTGTAAATACAGGCTGGGTTAAGCCTAGTAAAAACCGTACTGCTAGGGTGTCGCTTAATGTGACCCCCTGTCCACTTAGGGCAATATCTAACGGTGCTAAATAGTCATGTATTTGACCTTCAACTACTTGCTTTTGTGTATCGATGTATTGCAATTGAGCGACTTTCCCACGGCACACACTGCAATGTCCACACTGCTGTGGCGCACCTTGGTCATCAAAATAACGGGCTAAGTTGTAACTTAAACAGGTATCTAACTGAAAATAACGCAGCATGGTATTGATGCGGCCAACTTCGCTTTTTTCATTGCTTAAAAAGTACGAAGCTAACTGCGGTATCAGCTCTGAATTTGCAAGCTTTGATGTATCCACTTGATAAACATCAATAAGCTGTTTACTTTCAAGTTCAATATCGCCCTGCTCATGAAGGTATTCAAGTGCCGATAACACCCGTGCACGTTCAAGTCCCGCTTGCAATGCAAATTCGTTGACATCAATACTGCCCCACTTTTTCTTAAAATCGGTTGCATCAAATAACTGATTCAGGAAGGCTTGGCGCTCTGTGTTGAATTTATTTAAAACCTCTGCACGATCTAATTTAAAATAATAGCGATATTCAGCAAAGTAGCTGTACTTCGGTTCCAGTACACCAAGTAATTCACATTGCACGAGTAATGTTTTTAGCGTCAATTGACGAATATTAGTCGATTGCAACAAGGAATAAATTTGGCATTGCCACAAAGAATCTTGCGTATTGTCACGAATATCAGCGAAAAAACGCTCTAAGCTTGATTTCTCAGGAGTATCGCCATAAACAAAGTTTTCAAGCGTGGTGATGTCATCCAAATTACCTAATACAAAACAGTTGGATGGCAAGCCATCACGCCCTGCACGGCCTATTTCTTGCGAGTAATTTTCGATTGATTTTGGTAAATCGAAATGCACCACAAAGCGAATGTCACTTTTATCAATACCCATACCAAAGGCAATCGTCGCCACGACCACTTGGCTATTGCTTTGCATAAACTGGTTTTGTAATTGCTGACGCACATCACTGCCAAGCCCTGCATGATAGGCCACAGCATTAATGCCAGCTTGCCTCAATTCTTCTGCAATACTTTCAGCGGTTTGTTGTAACGTAACATACACAATGCCACAGCCATTTTGTGAGCGAATAAGATCAATTAATTGCGACTCTTTTTGTCCTGCCAATGCAGGAATAACCGATAAATCTAAATTCTGGCGATAAAAGCCAGTTTGCACGATATGTGCTTCATCTATCGCAAATTTACTGGCCATATCCAACTTCACTTTTTTAGTGGCTGTCGCAGTTAATAGCAACACCAAAGGAATGTTTAAGTCAGTTCGGTACTGAGGCAATTTTAAGTAATCTGGCCTAAAGTTATGTCCCCATTCTGAAATACAATGGGCCTCATCAACCACTAACATAGAAATGGCAACCGTGTTAATAAACTGTCTAAAACGCTCATTCTTAAAACGCTCGACCGATACCATTAAAATTTTAATCTCACCTTGCCTAACGCGATTAACCACATCAAAGTAACTGTCTTTATCGAGGCTTGAATCTAAACTGGCCGCAGCGATACCTTTACTATTTAAAAAGTCCACTTGATCTTTCATCAAGGCAAGCAACGGCGACACCACCAAAGTTAAATGCGGTAATAAAAGCGCAGTTAGCTGATAACACAATGACTTACCTGAGCCGGTGGGAAATACCGCAAGACTAGAATGTCCTGACAACAACTGTGAAATAGTTTGCGCTTGTCCTTCACGGAACACATCAAAATTAAAATGGTGTTTAAGGGCTTGCTGCAGTTGTGTTTGATTCATTTCGGCTCACTAATAATTGATAACGGATGACAAATGCAAGTTCATCGCAAAATCATATTTTGAAAGGTAAAACTTTACTACAATCGCCTTCTTTGGGCTAATACAGAATAGAAATGGCATTTACAGAACAAGAAAAACTAACCATCGAAATTATTGATAAACAGCTTGATGCGTATAACAACCGTGATATCGAAGCATTTGCAGCGACTTATCATGACGATGTAGAAATTCATGCGTTTCCTGGCGGATTACAATACCAAGGAAAAGACGAGTTAATTAAACGTTATGGCGCTAAGTTTTCGTCACTGGTTTATTTAAATGCCACTTCCCTAAACCGCATAGTTAATGGCAGCTATTTAATCGATAAAGAACGCGCTTGCAGCGCATCGGAAACCCCAG
This genomic window contains:
- a CDS encoding DMT family transporter, which encodes MPVKVSYFFVVLIWSTTPLGIVWSSDSIPPTMSVFLRMFIALVLGAFVMAIANIRLPWHGRAIKLYSYSALGIYGGMMLSYFAAQSVPSGVISLVFGLAPILSGLLAQRILKEAKFSKIKIVALVMSVLGLALVCKDQLVGKSVFNVGLLCVFAAVCCFSLSGVMVKTVRLAIHPMATTFGALILVTPLFFITWLAVDGTFDPSSWSQRAIGSVIYLGVFGSLLGFLAYFHVLQKLEASTVALITLITPGFAIALGTLLNNESLSFSLVIGAIIILISLGLFQFGDKLIKTKKESALGYE
- a CDS encoding nuclear transport factor 2 family protein; translation: MAFTEQEKLTIEIIDKQLDAYNNRDIEAFAATYHDDVEIHAFPGGLQYQGKDELIKRYGAKFSSLVYLNATSLNRIVNGSYLIDKERACSASETPENIETDVVVIASYQVEDGLIKRVCFMRD
- a CDS encoding RecQ family ATP-dependent DNA helicase gives rise to the protein MNQTQLQQALKHHFNFDVFREGQAQTISQLLSGHSSLAVFPTGSGKSLCYQLTALLLPHLTLVVSPLLALMKDQVDFLNSKGIAAASLDSSLDKDSYFDVVNRVRQGEIKILMVSVERFKNERFRQFINTVAISMLVVDEAHCISEWGHNFRPDYLKLPQYRTDLNIPLVLLLTATATKKVKLDMASKFAIDEAHIVQTGFYRQNLDLSVIPALAGQKESQLIDLIRSQNGCGIVYVTLQQTAESIAEELRQAGINAVAYHAGLGSDVRQQLQNQFMQSNSQVVVATIAFGMGIDKSDIRFVVHFDLPKSIENYSQEIGRAGRDGLPSNCFVLGNLDDITTLENFVYGDTPEKSSLERFFADIRDNTQDSLWQCQIYSLLQSTNIRQLTLKTLLVQCELLGVLEPKYSYFAEYRYYFKLDRAEVLNKFNTERQAFLNQLFDATDFKKKWGSIDVNEFALQAGLERARVLSALEYLHEQGDIELESKQLIDVYQVDTSKLANSELIPQLASYFLSNEKSEVGRINTMLRYFQLDTCLSYNLARYFDDQGAPQQCGHCSVCRGKVAQLQYIDTQKQVVEGQIHDYLAPLDIALSGQGVTLSDTLAVRFLLGLTQPVFTKVKASKMAGYAVFDSVPFTTVKKAVEQNR
- a CDS encoding SIR2 family NAD-dependent protein deacylase — encoded protein: MSNTLYITGAGVSSASGIPTFRGEDGFWTIGSNNYTPQEMATRAMYQHNPAEFLAWYYKRFVTYRNHGPNGAHFWLADKNLITQNIDGLDGKAGNQNYISIHGRIDEVTLFHEQGPVVERFKAPWHEVDEQNLKASLLDIFKISKHGPELNMSLKPYVLLFDEFYTELYQISEAQERMFEADKMVFMGTSFSVNITQMALEIARQNQIPIEIVDPNPAHVMHSQATYHQMTALEYIEKIA